The genomic stretch taagtacgtaatattgagaaataaaaaacatattaaaacacccgatatcgggcgctgccatccAGGATGtgactaaaacgcccgatatcgggcgtttgccagttccagggttaaaacacaatgtatattcatttaaaaaaattatgtttaacctTAGATGAAACACAATTTTCacttagatttatttttatatggtttaaCAAGTAGTTTATAGAAAAGTTGTGTGtggaataaaagaaaatatgaatataagtTATTCATTAATGCTTTTTAAGCTTggttaattgttataaatgtgGGTTGGCAGGCCTGGTACTGTCGCTCTTCGAGAAATCAGGAGATATCAGAAGTCAACTGAGTTGCTGATTCGCAAACTGCCATTCCAGCGTCTGGTCAGAGAAATTGCACAAGATTTCAAAACAGATCTCAGATTCCAGAGTGCTGCAATAGGTGCACTTCAGGTCAGTTCCATTAAATGTGGTGTTTGGTTATTCTAAGTTAAAATGAGTTATCTATGTGAGTTTGTTGCCCCTCCTGCTCTAAGCTTTACTGTATTCACACTCATTCAAGGGAGGGCTTTAACTTCTATTATTTGATTGCTACTACAGTTGTCAGCTGTTGCTgatcaatattttagaattaacatTTGCCAGGTTGTCTAGAAAAAACTTAAGTTTGTAGTCCAGCTAGTACATCTTTTGGTGGTACtaaaaaaaacctgtattttACTCTTATAATAAATGTGATAAAGGATTCATCCTGTGTTTCAGAATTGCACCATTTGAATCCTCTACTCAAAAATACTAATtcgttatatatgtatatatattataattgtttctCGTCAGCTGTTATCGATCCAAAGGCCGCACAGCATACAGCTGGCGCCACTAGCTGTAAAGCCTTCGCGTTATTTGTTGCTTATGATTGATTGTTATGTTGAGAAATGGGCGTTCCTTGTTGTTCAAATGATATACGTAAACTAAtggatgataaaaatattttctgatgaTGAAAGTGACATATCAGGAAATGAAGTACATGGTAATATTTCTTTGTCAAATTTGTTGTCAGGTAGTCTAAATAATAATGAACCAGTGGAATGTGAGTAgggttttgaacaattttatagtGTCAGTGACAACAATTCATCATTTTAACAAATAGCATCCTTTATCGTTATATCCTTCTTGCTTAAAGAAATCATCAAACACCATTATGGATACGTGCATACTTAGTAGTACAtgcttaatattttcatcaaaaaacttaagtatatttatgttattatctttctgttcactacaaaactgtgtatattttgtacatttacagtatcaTGTGAAAGTTGAGATACATGGAGTGAAACttgaaaaacaaaaagtttgtaatacacatttttcaatttgtgtacaaataaaaaacacaatactctatttttttatttttaaattttctctggcttcaaacaaaaaattgatatacttcacttattacttagcatttaatatatatttgtttaaaatatctgaaaaatatgctacgcaaagacaaaaaccagtgTATTTTTTAAGTTCAGTCTGAGGGTTAAGGACTTcaatttcattatagttttatCCATAAGATGCTGGGTGCTAATTAAACCTCCTacaattttttcacaatttattaaaaacaatttttcaatgaATGGCCTTTGTAATCgtaaaataaagttacatttaagttttaataccATTTTTAGCTGTTTTATACATGTACTTCTTGTGTTGCAGGAAGCCAGTGAAGCATACCTGGTTGGTCTGTTTGAAGATACCAACTTGTGCGCTATCCACGCTAAGCGTGTCACAATCATGCCAAAAGACATCCAGCTCGCACGGCGCATCAGAGGAGAACGTGCTTAAGCCACCGTAGAAAACATTCCAAATTACCTGTTTACCCTCAGACAACAAAGTTTGGTTTCACTGCCATTATTATTGCAAGTTCGGTTGAGTTATTCTCTTGTAAATCTCTTTTGTCTGGGTCTAGTTTTCTATGGATCTTTTTGTATTATAAGTATTGTGACTGAGTTTCTATGTGTAAGTTAAGGTTCAATTATGTTAGTTGCGCAAGCAGCTTTACTTTCCGTTTGATAAATTAATTAGGAAACCTCATGTTTTGAGACTTATTATATTTTCTACCTGGAGTGATTTCTCTGTCGTAGATTTACTGTGAAATCTTAAATGTTTACTGTgtagtgtattttaattttattgtttttaacaagaAAACTCGTTCTAAAGTAGATTTATAAGCAATTTTGAGTATATTGTACTTGGGATCTAACAAGAGGTTTGTGATTTCTGTTGATGGCCAACATCTTGATGTGAATCTACTTTAGAAAAAATTGTTCTATgtctaaataaaaactttatacttCAACATgacttaatttatgtatttccttAACAATTTCTTTTAGTTTGCATTTTATTGGAATAAACAGTTTCTTGTGGGTTTTTGTGATATATCCAAGAATCAATCATGACTGCTTGACCATGCTTATATGTATATACGgtacataaaatatgtatatagtatataaaatctCCTATGAGTGCTAGGATatgtcaacagtttttatacaaaaataatagttaatattttaactttgaccTTATGGCAACTAatcgtgaaataatatttaccttatcGTGTCCTAATCTTGTGCCCTAATcctgatattatttataatacataaccTATATACACAGAAAAAAATAAGCCAATGGCTGAAAGGTTTAAAAAAGCCTTTGCTTTCagaaatataatcattattttattcagttcaattcaattccaattaactttattcaagatTTACACAATGTACACAAAAAAATGCTGTTTGACAGATacattgcatttcaaattttaacattattgtaatagcttttttttgttgGTGAAGAATTCGGTCTAGATTCCTTTTTGTTGTAGCTCCATACATGTTTATACCATACCACATGTGTAAAttgattaatgcaaaataaatggtttttcaGGTTTCAATACTACATATCCTTGATATTTGTCGTAGAGCGTAAAGACCAGAGGACATTTTATTTACTAGCCTACATGTGTATCCCAACTTAAGTGTTTGTCCAATATTAGTCCAAATTTTGAGTTTTCCACTTGATTCAGTTTTGAATTTTCTAGATAAATATTTGGCTTTAATTTTGATCTAGTTTGTGTTGTAcagaatgatttatttatatttagtaggaAATTTTT from Homalodisca vitripennis isolate AUS2020 chromosome 2, UT_GWSS_2.1, whole genome shotgun sequence encodes the following:
- the LOC124353882 gene encoding histone H3.3A codes for the protein MARTKQTARKSTGGKAPRKQLATKAARKSAPSTGGVKKPHRYRPGTVALREIRRYQKSTELLIRKLPFQRLVREIAQDFKTDLRFQSAAIGALQEASEAYLVGLFEDTNLCAIHAKRVTIMPKDIQLARRIRGERA